AGGGAATACGAGTCACTGAATATTTCTGCTCCAAAATTGGTAGACTCCTCCGGGTCATCAAACCTGTTATAGTTAACTCTAGACTCCTTGAGATGTATATCAAAGTCCTTAGTGCTTCAAGAACATCAGCACGGTTACGTTCCATGGAGATGGGTAAGCATACAATGGGCGACTTCAATGATTCCCTCATAAATCGCCTCTGGGAGCCGCTGTGGAGCAGTACAAGCTTGATGGGTCCTGTGAAACGTCAAATGCAAATACTGTACGAGGGACTCAGATTCTTGAGAAGCATTCTAAGGGAGCTGCCGGAGAATGTCCTGGATGAGCTCAATCCAAACATCGGAGATGTGATGAGTTGTGCAGGAATTATAATCTGCGCCCTTTTTGCCAGCGAAGTGGAACAAATTCCTTATCCTCTTGATGGCTACATTATGTTGGGTGATACCAACAAAAAAATCAAGCGTATTAGGGACGAGACTGGCAGATGGAGCATGACAACGAGTCTTCCTTCTGATAATTGCTTGGCAGGGCAAGAAGTTTGCAACTCTTTCAGTAGTCCTATGTCATCAACAGGTAATCTACATCTCCATCTGtctatatataatttataatgtctctctctctctctcaactaTATTAAGTGGCGACAATCTCTAGAATAATTTCTGCGATAAACAAAAATGTTTAGGAAAATATAGGACAATAAATATAGATCGAGTTACAAAGGGCTTCTCATGACCTTTCAAGTTTAATTGAAAtccttattaaaaaaaaaactaatttcgACTTTTAACTGGTGAAAGTTACCTAAAAAAAATCTATGTAGCAAGAATAAGTAACTTCTCGACAATAAGTATAATGAGTCCAGATATGGTAGAATGATTTTACAATAAGTCTTTACTTTACACTGATATAAATGTTGTTTGCGGCCTCCACGTTCGACCTATAAGTACGTCTATCTTTCCTTTTACACTTGTTTGTgtaagagtttatttggatgatttatttgagatgattactgtagcactttttgtgatatgatgcatgtgagataaaaagatgattaagaaaataaaaaggtgattgaaatttgtgaagtaaattattttgtttcaaattatctcaatccaaacacacttgtTTTGCATGTTACAAATGTAATGATATATTATGCATATAGAATGGATTTGATAAGACATTATACTATCAATAGAGTCAAATATAATTATCCTCatagttttgaaaaattttgttttaaaaaaaaacttagatTTTATGacttttaaataaaaattaatctcATAAACACTGACAATTCATACATTACTGTCATTTAATGTATGATAACtaatttgaaattgaaattgaaatctaaatttTATACATGTGTCATATCTATAACCGTGATATTATATACTATTTTAAATCTTTAATCTATGTGTTTCAAAAATAATTgtttaaagcaagtaaaagaatGCAGATACACTAACATGATTTTTTTCACATACTTGCGAATTTTGTTGATCAAGCAATGAACTTGTACATTCGTTTTACAAAGAAACCTGTATACATTTAAACAGCTCTACTAATTACAAATACTAAGTACCGAAAATAGACAAAGGTAACCCTAGTTTTAGGATCAATTCCCGTGCTTCCCAGGTTTaaccaaggaaaagaaataCACAAACATGATGTTGATAACAAAATTTGACGGAAAGAAATGTTTTGGGATGGTACAATCTCGAGTAAAGTAAGTGAAGTCTTACTAATACACTAGAAATGGATATAAAACAAATAGATTGCATTAGAAATTTTATCATTGGTTTTGTTGTTATATCATGGTTTTAAAGTTGTAACTCGTTATAATTCTCGACTTACAGGTATGCGCCTGCTTCCTCCTAGTCCTAGGATACCAGAAGTTCATGAAGTTGTGATTGGTTTTGATGATGAGGCACAAACAATAATTGGTCGACTTATTACCAGTGAATCAAGCCAGTTGGAAATTGTTCCAATTGTGGGAATGCCTGGATTGGGTAAGACGACTTTAGCCAAAAAAGTATATGGTGATGCTGAAATTGAGGGCCACTTTCACCTTCGTCTTTGGTGTACTGTTTCGCACGAATACAACCAAAAAAGATTGCTACTTGAGCTTTTGTGTTGTAACAGTGAATACACTCAAGAACAGCTCCGAGAGAAGGATGAGCATGACTTGCTTACAATGCTCTATCAAATGTTGAAGGGAAAAAAGTATCTCCTTGTACTTGATGATGTTTGGGACAGCGGGCTATGGAATGACTTGAATCTTGCCTTCCAGGATGCTCCAAAGGGAAGTAAAATTCTCATCACAAGTCGATTTTCTAACATTACTGCACGTGTTAACCTGGGTGAACCTCACTATCTTCGCTTGCTCACTGAGGAACAAAGTTGGCAGTTATTGCAGAAGAAGGTGTTTGGAGAAGAAGAATGTCCTCAATCAGTACACGGAGCTGGTATAGAAATAGCAAGATTCTGCGGGGGATTACCTCTAACAGTTGTTATCATAGCTGGATTTCTAGCAACTTTAGAACGTGACAGTTGGATTTGGGAAGAATTTGCAAGAAGAATAACTTTGACCATGGTGTGTGGCACAGACCCATGCAAGGCGTCACTGGAGCTCAGTTATGAAAATTTGCCTCCTCGTTTGAAGGcttgttttctttactttgCAGCATTTCGAGAAGCAGAGAAAATAGGCACTAAGAATTTGGTGTGCCTATGGATTGCAGAAGGGCTTGTGGAAAGAATCCAAGGCAGGAGAATGGAGGACGTTGCAGGGGAGTACCTGATGAGCCTTATCGGCCGAAACTTAGTCACGGTAAGCGAATGTAGATCCATTGGTGGAGTGAAATCTTGTTGTCTTCATGATTTATTACTTGAGTTTTGTAAGGCCAGAGCGAAAGAAGAGAATTTTCTTCATGCATTTCGAGGATACGGCGAGCTCTCAACTTTTAATGAGCCTGCGGACATAACTCGGGTGTCCATTTGCACCACTGGAGAAGATTTTTCAAATTCCAGGCTGTTTTGTCCACGTTCAAGGAGTCTCCTATTCTTTTATCAGACTGCAGCAGAGGATTTTCCATTGGTTGATAGCTCCTTCCTTTTTTGCATTTATAAACATCTTATAGTATTGAATTTGGAGCATATTGCCCTGATGCAAAAGGAGTTTCCAAGTGGAGTTGAATCACTTCTTGAATTGAGGTACTTGGCCCTCAGATCTAACAGCATGGAGTTCATTCCACAATCTATAGCCAACCTCTcaaatttggaaacttttcgTCTCAAATCTCATGAAACCGTTTCATTGCCAGATACTATCTGGAACATGAAAAAGTTGAGGGTTCTGTGCGTATGGATTTTTGCTTGTCCCTTGTTGAATGACGACGTCCTTAAAAGCTCCTCCACTTTACCTAATTTAGACTTTCTTTCCACTCTGATTCTTCCTTTAAGTCAAGCAGGAGAAAACATTATTAGGAAGATTCCGCACGTCCGCCGACTGAAAATTTTGGTCTCAGATAATGAAGGAGCATGGGAAGCTACTGGCAGCTGCAACTTGAGTCAACTGGAAAGTCTAGAATCACTCACAGTGATGGGTGGTTTCATGCTTCCAGGGGATCATAATATCGAgtatttttttccctcagctCTCAAAAAATTGTCCCTTAGTGAATTGGGACTGCCCTGGAGTAAAATTTCATTGATTGAACAACTTCCCAATCTTGAGGTCCTCAAACTACTCGTTTGTTCATTCCGGGGAGATACATGGGAGCTGGCCGAAGGAGGATTCCCAAAACTTAAGGTCTTAACATTGTCTCAAGTAGACGTTGTGATGTGGACAGAAGCAGACCCTGACAGTGATGATCATTTTCCATGTCTTGAGCGGTTAAACCTGGAAGGAAATTTAAGATTGGAAAAGGTCCCTTCTTGCTTAGGGAGTTTATCCACCCTTAAAATGGTCAAGGTGCGCTTTTGGGGGGAGGAGAGCAACTACGACAACGCTGTTGACAACTACTCAGTTGTCAATTTAGTTCGGGGAATTGAAAAAGAGCAGATTAACAACGGAATTGAGAATCTGAAGATCCTCATCCGTTATGTCCTGCCAAGATATTGAAGGTCATCAGCTGGAGGGATATACATGACTTAAGAGGTAACTTTTCTCCATCTTCTTAATAAGCTTGCAGAAACATTAATCCTGCATTTTCCGTGTGATTTTAATCCATCTCTTGCTTTCTAGACTCGTACTTTTTTCAGTTGCCGGAAATGCATGCATGAGTACattgaaatttgtgaataaACAACTACTTTTTTTCCAAGCTGAGGTTGCTACTGGTTTTGGTGGTTTGAGATGATAATTGCTCATCTTTTTGAATGGTGTTGCATTGCTATTCTGATAGGGTTTTCTTGCGCGTAAATGTGGCCTGCATTTCTTTTGTTGCTTAGAGTGGATGATGGAGGTAAAAGCCGGAAGGGTGGTGACTCTTTCCTTTTCAAGAAGGTCGGAACAATCAAGGGAGCTCTCTACTCAGTCCACCTTGGAGTCAAGTCACCCGTTCTGCCCTCTGCAAAAACAGCATACAAATGTTTAAAAATGTTCCTATGAGTAAATATTTTTGGCTGTTGGCATGGAAGAAGTGTTAGTGTATTGAAGAAGCAAAATTTTCCATCTGTATTTTGTGTTGCTCAATTTAGTGATTGTTGTGTGCCTTTTCTTCTGTCAATCTATAGTCAATTTGCCCTATTGATGTATATATAGGGTAAATCACCTTTGATCTCCTGTGATTTGATACTATATCACACATGATTCCTGTATGCTTTAAAAATTTATACACAACTCTCTCATAATTTGAATTATTATAGCAGTGTCACTGTTAATTTTTTGATCTGCTGTcaatattaaaaaaatcaaaatcaaactaataaattgattaaatcacctttttactgctttttttttttcttttctttatctttatcTTTTTCCTTTGGGAAAAGAAAGGATGATTTAAAGACTTTGACCTACTAAATCTTAAAAGATCTTATAATCTTTTTCAAATATTAAACAGGAAAGGAAATAAGAAatataaaatacaaataaagaTTTGTAATAAGAAATATAGAAGAAGGGATTgttgaaagaaacaaagagtTGCTTGCGTACCACTTTTAAGTGCTAAACTTGATGCAGCTTACTGAGTCTATAGAAGTCTAACATTATTGTTAGTGATTACAGCTCATTAGCAGATTGGGGTTTCCAGACTAATCCAGTATTTGAGTTAATTGATACCCCACAatttctaattaatcttatgtcaagataatttctttttttctttttttaagggGATGGAGATGGGAGAAGCAAGAATCCGAAGAAGGAGAATAGACTGAGAGTAGAATTCCCATATCAGAACGAGGAATAGATTCTTAATTTCTAGATTACAGAATTCAAATCAGTTTTGCATGTTTGCAGAACCTCTTGTACATTTTGCATAAAAACTTGGACATTTTGCTATTTAATGTTGGGAATTAGTATCCAATTTCCCATCCTTTAATTTGCTCAAATTTCGGATATTCTCAACTTTCCCAAAACAAAGACACACacgcaccaaaaaaaaaaaaaaaaaaaaagcaaatgaaCAAAATTGGAGAGCAACTAAAGTTTATTCGAATGCAAAGAACATGTGCCCAAACAACTGAACAAGAACCGGGGAAGAAACATTTAAATTATATTGTCTAACTTACTTTATTTATGTCCAAGCTCCcaataatcataataaaaaatatctctTCTTTTCGTTGCTTTGGtagcttaattttttttttttttttttagcttttatCTCTATAACTCTGAAAATAGACCAAATTGCAAAACTGATTTATATTTTCATGAGTGAAAGTCTTTCCTgatgaaaagaaaatattttgcTCCCTTGACAATATTGGCTGAATCTCTGGATTCTCTGCATTTTCCCTACTTTCTAAACCGCGTGATCATACTTTGGCCCAAAAAAGCTAAAAAGGAAGACAAGAAAGAAGCATCAGCATTGACGTTCAAGTCAATCCtggtttggattgcatttttctgatttttttttaaaaaaaattactataacgatttgatatatatgagataaaaaagtgattgaaaaatgtgttcgcggaaaaaaaaaacaatttttctTTGGAAAATTGCTGTCTATACAAATGTGATCTGAATGACCTTTGTTCTCTTCTTTCTTGTTAGCTCTGGACAAGGTGAGAAGGTCTGTCCCTACCTTAGCTGCAATAATCTTGAAGGGCCAAATTCAGTAAAGCCAATTTCAAACTATACAAATATGATCTGAATGATCTTGTTCTTTTCTGTCTTGcactgctttttttttttttttattttaattcaatgaTTGTTATCTcagttttcttcaaaaaaaaaatttttttttttcaagaaggGAGTTCTTGTTAGCTCTGGACAAGGCAAGGAACTTTGTCTCTGCCTTAGCTGCAATAATATTCAACAGTCAAGTTCAGTAACGCCAATTTCAAACTATATAAACATGATCTGAATGATCTTGttcctttctttcttgctcTGCTTTTTTTTGTTGAATGATTGTTATCTCAGTTATCTTCTTCACTGTTTTACAGCTTTGGACAGGGTGAGGAAGTTTGTCTCTGCCTTAGCTGCAATACAATAACATTCAGGAGTCAAATTCGGGAAGATCCTTGCAGAAGAGATTATGGACGGTTACATTGATCGTGTTTTACGAGATCTGGATATCCTCCAGAAGAACCTCAACAAAAGCAATTCGTATAATCCCATCTTTTCAGACACCATCAGGAGGATGAAGTTCCTCAAAACATTTATCAAATCTGAGATATCATGTAGACAGAAGTATGATCGATTACTTCCTAACATTGATGATACAGTTAAGAAATTTGGAGAGGACATTCACATTCTGTCAGTGAGATCAGAAAGTGAAAGTTTCTCAAATCTGATAGGTGTGAGCGATCAATTGGTCTTTGACTTTAAAAGACGGATCGGAGGTTCTCATGAAGGAATCGTGCGTGCGTATGAGCAGAGCATCTCATTCGGATGGTCTTTTGCCACGTTCTACGAGATTGTGGAATTCATAGACCTCGTTCTACAAAATCTGGTGGATCTGCATCTAGTTCGAAAAAAGTCTTATTGTGCTGCTTTGCGTGCTCAAATCCAGGACCTTGAAGAAAAGTTAACATTCTTAAAAAGTTTCGTATGCTTTGCCAAATTGGGAGGATCTAATCACCACGACTTCATCCGCTGGCTAGATCACATTGTAGCAATAGCTTTGAAAGCAGCAAGCCTCTCTTACATGTGTTCCTTTCTTGATGAAGTTGGTGAAGGGCATTCATTTGTTTGCAAAGAT
Above is a genomic segment from Coffea eugenioides isolate CCC68of chromosome 5, Ceug_1.0, whole genome shotgun sequence containing:
- the LOC113771843 gene encoding putative late blight resistance protein homolog R1B-14, translated to MELATACIESVVHELQLLEKNLRYDLAYMVGENKRSAFTILKLNLACLRTFLWGARKWSINIVDLDLELNGESLQSFWSTIGCTLKTYQDDIHSLCLRPQSEYVVTDQDMDIISFMDRSGRGEHISAWEPVVLGFGAKITSFKPRILQTYRALLNCCSSQSRCSCLRDEELVEFMKYLRQDLAGLRRSLLFKANPTEPEFRLHAQIEALQGELIFLINLIGFAKLGSVELGLLDALSNLLEYGALHAALISYECSFYNEDSKGIRVTEYFCSKIGRLLRVIKPVIVNSRLLEMYIKVLSASRTSARLRSMEMGKHTMGDFNDSLINRLWEPLWSSTSLMGPVKRQMQILYEGLRFLRSILRELPENVLDELNPNIGDVMSCAGIIICALFASEVEQIPYPLDGYIMLGDTNKKIKRIRDETGRWSMTTSLPSDNCLAGQEVCNSFSSPMSSTGMRLLPPSPRIPEVHEVVIGFDDEAQTIIGRLITSESSQLEIVPIVGMPGLGKTTLAKKVYGDAEIEGHFHLRLWCTVSHEYNQKRLLLELLCCNSEYTQEQLREKDEHDLLTMLYQMLKGKKYLLVLDDVWDSGLWNDLNLAFQDAPKGSKILITSRFSNITARVNLGEPHYLRLLTEEQSWQLLQKKVFGEEECPQSVHGAGIEIARFCGGLPLTVVIIAGFLATLERDSWIWEEFARRITLTMVCGTDPCKASLELSYENLPPRLKACFLYFAAFREAEKIGTKNLVCLWIAEGLVERIQGRRMEDVAGEYLMSLIGRNLVTVSECRSIGGVKSCCLHDLLLEFCKARAKEENFLHAFRGYGELSTFNEPADITRVSICTTGEDFSNSRLFCPRSRSLLFFYQTAAEDFPLVDSSFLFCIYKHLIVLNLEHIALMQKEFPSGVESLLELRYLALRSNSMEFIPQSIANLSNLETFRLKSHETVSLPDTIWNMKKLRVLCVWIFACPLLNDDVLKSSSTLPNLDFLSTLILPLSQAGENIIRKIPHVRRLKILVSDNEGAWEATGSCNLSQLESLESLTVMGGFMLPGDHNIEYFFPSALKKLSLSELGLPWSKISLIEQLPNLEVLKLLVCSFRGDTWELAEGGFPKLKVLTLSQVDVVMWTEADPDSDDHFPCLERLNLEGNLRLEKVPSCLGSLSTLKMVKVRFWGEESNYDNAVDNYSVVNLVRGIEKEQINNGIENLKILIRYVLPRY